From Thermus tengchongensis, the proteins below share one genomic window:
- the odhB gene encoding 2-oxoglutarate dehydrogenase complex dihydrolipoyllysine-residue succinyltransferase, whose translation MQELKVPSVGESIVEVEIGAWLKREGESFAQDEPLVELITDKATLELPAPFAGTLAKILKGTGETARVGEAIALLEAGAQAAAPAPQAPAEAAKAPEPLAMPAAERLLREVGVAPEAVQGTGLGGRILKEDVLRHLEAQAASAPAPTPPPAPAPAPAPAAQPPADRPWRVSEAVPMSPLRRRIAERLLLARQTTAMLTTFNEADMSAVIALRKELGEAFQKKHGVRLGFMSFFVKAVVQALKEIPELNAEIRDNTIVYHRYYDIGVAVGGGEGLVVPVLRDADRLSFAEIERQIADFAERARSKKLKPEELMGGTFTITNGGVYGSLNSTPLLNPPQVGILGMHAIQERPVARDGQVVIRPMMYLALSYDHRIVDGREAVTFLRRVKELVENPVRLMLEV comes from the coding sequence GTGCAAGAGCTGAAAGTGCCCTCCGTGGGTGAGTCCATTGTGGAAGTGGAAATCGGCGCTTGGCTGAAGCGGGAAGGGGAGAGCTTTGCCCAGGACGAGCCCCTGGTGGAGCTCATCACCGACAAGGCCACCCTCGAGCTCCCCGCCCCCTTTGCGGGAACCCTTGCCAAGATCCTGAAGGGCACCGGGGAGACGGCCCGGGTGGGGGAGGCCATCGCCCTCTTGGAGGCGGGGGCGCAGGCGGCCGCCCCGGCCCCCCAGGCCCCGGCGGAGGCGGCCAAGGCCCCCGAGCCCCTGGCCATGCCCGCCGCCGAGCGCCTCCTGCGGGAGGTGGGGGTGGCCCCTGAGGCGGTCCAGGGCACGGGCCTAGGGGGGCGCATCCTCAAGGAGGACGTGCTCCGCCACCTGGAGGCCCAAGCGGCTTCCGCTCCCGCGCCCACGCCGCCTCCTGCTCCGGCCCCCGCACCCGCTCCGGCGGCCCAGCCCCCCGCCGACCGCCCCTGGCGGGTGAGCGAGGCGGTGCCCATGAGCCCTTTGCGCCGCCGCATCGCCGAAAGGCTCCTTTTGGCCCGGCAGACCACGGCCATGCTCACCACCTTCAACGAGGCGGACATGTCCGCGGTCATCGCCCTCAGGAAGGAGCTGGGCGAGGCCTTCCAGAAGAAGCACGGGGTACGGCTTGGCTTCATGAGCTTCTTCGTGAAGGCCGTGGTCCAGGCCCTGAAGGAGATTCCTGAGCTGAACGCCGAGATCCGGGACAACACCATCGTTTACCACCGCTACTACGACATCGGGGTGGCTGTGGGCGGGGGCGAGGGGCTGGTGGTGCCCGTCTTGCGGGATGCCGACCGGCTTTCCTTCGCCGAGATCGAGCGCCAGATCGCGGACTTCGCCGAAAGGGCCCGCAGCAAAAAGCTCAAGCCCGAGGAGCTCATGGGGGGCACCTTCACCATCACCAACGGCGGGGTCTACGGCTCCCTGAACTCCACCCCCCTCCTCAACCCGCCCCAGGTGGGCATCCTGGGCATGCACGCCATCCAGGAGCGCCCCGTGGCCCGGGACGGCCAGGTGGTGATCCGGCCCATGATGTACCTGGCCCTCTCCTACGACCACCGCATCGTGGACGGGCGGGAGGCGGTCACCTTCCTGCGCCGGGTGAAGGAGCTGGTGGAAAACCCCGTGCGCCTGATGCTGGAGGTCTAG
- the argH gene encoding argininosuccinate lyase, with product MAHRTWGGRFAEGPDALAARFNASLPFDRALWREDLWQNRVHARMLKEVGLLTEEELRAILQGLDQIEEEIQAGTFPWREELEDVHMNLEARLMELVGPPGGKLHTARSRNDQVATDLRLFLRGALDELLALLLDLRRVLVKEAERHLEPLYVLPGYTHLQRAQPILLAHWFLAYYEMLSRDAGRLKDARERLNESPLGAAALAGTGFPIDRHYTARELGFHRPMRNSLDAVASRDFALEVLSALNIGMLHLSRLAEELILYSTEEFAFLEVPDAFATGSSIMPQKKNPDILELIRAKAGRVLGALVALSAVVKGLPLAYNKDLQEDKEPLLDALATYRDSLKLLAALLPGLRWRRERMGQAAEGGYALATELADYLAEKGLPFREAHHVVGRLVRRLAEEGRPLKDLTLEELKAHHPLFAEDALPLLRLETAIHRRRSYGGTAPEAVRARLLEAKKEVGLD from the coding sequence ATGGCCCATAGGACCTGGGGGGGCCGCTTCGCCGAGGGGCCGGATGCGCTGGCGGCCCGCTTCAACGCCTCCTTGCCCTTCGACCGGGCCCTCTGGCGGGAGGACCTCTGGCAGAACCGGGTCCACGCCCGCATGCTCAAGGAGGTGGGCCTCCTCACGGAGGAGGAGCTAAGGGCTATCCTTCAAGGCCTGGACCAGATCGAGGAGGAGATCCAGGCGGGCACCTTCCCCTGGCGGGAGGAGTTGGAGGACGTGCACATGAACCTGGAGGCCCGCCTCATGGAGCTCGTCGGCCCCCCTGGGGGCAAGCTCCACACCGCCCGTAGCCGTAACGACCAGGTGGCCACCGATCTCCGGCTTTTCCTCCGGGGTGCCCTGGACGAGCTCTTGGCCCTGCTTTTGGACCTGCGCCGGGTGCTGGTAAAGGAGGCGGAACGGCACCTGGAGCCCCTTTACGTCCTCCCCGGCTACACCCACCTGCAACGGGCCCAGCCCATCCTCCTTGCCCACTGGTTCCTGGCCTACTACGAGATGCTTTCCCGGGATGCGGGAAGGCTCAAGGACGCCCGGGAGCGCCTGAACGAAAGCCCCTTAGGGGCGGCGGCCCTGGCGGGGACGGGCTTTCCCATTGACCGCCATTACACCGCCAGGGAGCTTGGCTTCCATAGGCCCATGCGCAACTCCCTGGACGCGGTGGCTAGCCGCGACTTCGCCCTCGAGGTCCTCTCCGCCCTCAACATCGGCATGCTCCACCTCTCCCGCCTGGCGGAGGAGCTTATCCTTTACAGCACCGAGGAGTTCGCCTTCTTGGAGGTGCCGGACGCCTTCGCCACGGGAAGCTCCATCATGCCCCAGAAGAAGAACCCGGACATCCTGGAGCTCATCCGGGCCAAGGCGGGGCGGGTCCTGGGGGCTTTGGTGGCGCTTTCGGCGGTGGTGAAGGGCCTGCCCCTCGCCTACAACAAGGACCTGCAGGAGGACAAGGAGCCCCTTTTGGATGCCCTCGCCACCTACCGGGATAGCCTCAAGCTCCTCGCCGCCCTCCTCCCCGGCCTCCGGTGGCGGCGGGAGAGGATGGGACAGGCGGCGGAGGGAGGGTATGCCTTGGCCACGGAGCTCGCCGACTACCTGGCGGAAAAGGGCCTGCCCTTCCGGGAAGCCCACCACGTGGTGGGCCGCCTGGTGCGCAGGCTGGCGGAGGAGGGAAGGCCCCTCAAGGACCTGACCCTGGAGGAGCTTAAGGCCCACCACCCCCTCTTCGCCGAGGACGCCCTGCCCCTCCTCCGCCTGGAGACCGCCATCCACCGCCGCAGGTCCTACGGGGGCACGGCCCCCGAGGCGGTGCGGGCAAGGCTTCTGGAGGCCAAGAAGGAGGTGGGCCTTGACTGA
- a CDS encoding argininosuccinate synthase codes for MKIVLAYSGGLDTSIILKWLKETYGAEVIAFTADIGQGEEVEEAREKALRTGASKAIALDLREEFVRDFVFPMFRAGAVYEGYYLLGTAIARPLIAKYLVRIAEEEGAEAISHGATGKGNDQVRFELTAYALKPDIRVIAPWREWHFRGRQEMIAYAEAHGIPVPVTQEKPYSMDANLLHISYEGGVLEDPWAEPPKGMFRMTVDPEEAPDAPEYVEVEFFRGDPVAVNGERLSPAALLQRLNEIGGRHGVGRVDLVENRFVGMKSRGVYETPGGTILYHARRAVESLTLDREVLHQRDQLAPKYAELVYYGFWYAPEREALQAYFDHVAQAVTGVARLKLYKGNVYVVGRKAPKSLYQKDLVSFDELGGYDQKDAEGFIRIHALRLRVRAMAERPQEGKALSGTPKEGEPYGP; via the coding sequence ATGAAGATCGTCCTGGCATACTCCGGCGGGCTGGACACCAGCATCATCCTCAAGTGGCTTAAGGAAACCTACGGGGCCGAGGTCATCGCCTTCACCGCGGACATCGGCCAGGGGGAGGAGGTGGAGGAGGCCCGGGAAAAGGCCCTGAGGACCGGGGCCTCCAAGGCCATCGCCCTGGACCTGAGGGAGGAGTTCGTGCGGGACTTCGTCTTCCCCATGTTCCGCGCGGGCGCGGTGTACGAGGGCTACTACCTCCTGGGCACCGCCATCGCCCGGCCCCTCATCGCCAAGTACCTGGTGCGGATCGCCGAGGAGGAGGGCGCCGAGGCCATCTCCCACGGGGCCACAGGCAAGGGCAACGACCAGGTGCGCTTTGAGCTCACCGCCTACGCCCTGAAGCCGGACATCCGGGTCATCGCCCCCTGGCGGGAGTGGCACTTCCGGGGCCGGCAGGAGATGATCGCCTATGCGGAGGCCCACGGCATCCCCGTGCCCGTGACCCAGGAGAAGCCCTATTCCATGGACGCCAACCTCCTGCATATTTCCTACGAAGGGGGGGTGCTGGAAGACCCCTGGGCCGAGCCCCCCAAGGGGATGTTCCGCATGACCGTGGACCCCGAGGAGGCCCCCGATGCCCCGGAGTACGTGGAGGTGGAGTTTTTCCGGGGGGACCCGGTGGCGGTGAACGGGGAAAGGCTTTCCCCAGCGGCCCTTCTGCAGCGGCTCAACGAGATCGGGGGGCGGCACGGGGTGGGCCGGGTGGACCTGGTGGAGAACCGCTTCGTGGGCATGAAGTCCCGTGGGGTCTACGAAACCCCAGGGGGGACTATCCTTTACCACGCCCGGCGGGCGGTGGAAAGCCTCACCCTGGACCGGGAGGTGCTCCACCAGCGGGACCAGCTCGCCCCCAAGTACGCGGAGCTCGTCTACTACGGCTTCTGGTACGCCCCCGAGCGGGAGGCCCTCCAAGCCTACTTTGACCACGTGGCCCAGGCGGTCACCGGGGTGGCAAGGCTCAAGCTCTACAAGGGGAACGTCTACGTGGTGGGGCGGAAAGCCCCCAAGAGCCTCTACCAGAAGGACCTGGTCTCCTTTGACGAGCTGGGGGGCTACGACCAGAAGGACGCCGAGGGCTTCATCCGGATCCACGCCCTGCGCCTCAGGGTGCGGGCCATGGCGGAAAGGCCCCAAGAGGGCAAAGCCCTCTCGGGGACCCCAAAGGAGGGGGAGCCCTATGGCCCATAG
- the lpdA gene encoding dihydrolipoyl dehydrogenase — MEAYDLLVIGAGPGGYVAAIRAAQLGMRVGVVEKEKALGGTCLRVGCIPSKALLETTERLYEAKKGLIGARVEGLTLDLPALMAHKDRVVQANTQGIDFLFRKNGIARHQGTARFLSDRKVLVEETGEELSARFILIATGSAPLLPPWAEVDFERVVTSTEALSFPEVPERLIVVGGGVIGLELGVVWHRLGAKVTVLEYLDRILPTMDAELSRAAERVFRKEGLEIRTRVRVQAVRPEGKGARVELEGGEVLEADRVLLAVGRRPYTDGLGLESAGLATDERGRIPVDEHLRTRVPHIYAIGDVVRGPMLAHKASEEGIAAVEHMVRGYGHVDYLAIPSVVYTHPEVAGVGYTEEELKAQGIPYKVGKFPYSASGRARAMGETEGFVKVLAHAQTDRILGVHGIGARVGDVLAEAALALFFKASAEDVGRAPHAHPSLSEILKEAALAAWEKPIHL, encoded by the coding sequence GTGGAGGCCTACGACCTGTTGGTGATCGGGGCGGGCCCCGGGGGGTACGTGGCCGCCATCCGCGCCGCCCAGCTGGGGATGCGGGTGGGGGTGGTGGAGAAGGAAAAGGCCTTAGGGGGCACCTGCCTGCGGGTGGGGTGCATCCCCTCCAAAGCGCTTTTGGAGACCACCGAGCGCCTCTACGAGGCCAAAAAGGGCCTCATCGGGGCCAGGGTGGAGGGCCTCACCCTGGACCTTCCCGCCCTCATGGCCCACAAGGACCGGGTGGTTCAAGCCAACACCCAGGGCATCGACTTCCTCTTTCGGAAAAACGGCATCGCCCGCCACCAGGGGACGGCCCGCTTCCTTTCGGATCGGAAGGTTTTGGTGGAGGAAACCGGGGAGGAGCTTTCCGCCCGCTTTATCCTCATCGCCACGGGAAGCGCCCCCCTCCTCCCCCCCTGGGCAGAGGTGGATTTTGAGCGGGTGGTGACCTCCACCGAGGCCCTGAGTTTCCCCGAGGTGCCGGAAAGGCTCATCGTGGTGGGGGGCGGGGTGATCGGCCTCGAGCTCGGGGTGGTCTGGCACCGCCTGGGGGCTAAGGTCACCGTGCTGGAGTACCTGGACCGCATCCTCCCCACCATGGACGCCGAGCTTTCCCGGGCGGCGGAGCGGGTCTTCCGCAAGGAGGGGCTGGAGATCCGCACCCGGGTGAGGGTGCAGGCGGTGCGCCCCGAGGGGAAGGGGGCCCGGGTGGAGCTGGAGGGGGGCGAGGTCCTCGAGGCGGACCGGGTCCTCCTGGCCGTGGGCCGTAGGCCTTACACGGATGGCTTGGGCTTGGAAAGCGCTGGGCTAGCCACCGACGAGCGGGGCCGCATCCCCGTGGACGAACACCTCCGCACACGGGTGCCCCACATCTACGCCATCGGGGACGTGGTGCGGGGCCCCATGCTGGCCCACAAGGCCAGCGAGGAGGGCATCGCCGCGGTGGAGCACATGGTGCGGGGCTATGGCCACGTGGACTACTTGGCCATCCCCAGCGTGGTCTACACCCACCCCGAGGTGGCCGGGGTGGGGTACACCGAGGAGGAGCTAAAAGCGCAGGGCATCCCCTATAAGGTGGGCAAGTTCCCCTACTCCGCTTCGGGCCGCGCCCGGGCCATGGGGGAGACGGAGGGCTTTGTTAAGGTCCTGGCCCACGCCCAGACGGACCGCATCCTGGGGGTCCACGGGATCGGGGCCCGGGTGGGGGACGTCCTGGCCGAGGCCGCCCTGGCCCTCTTCTTTAAGGCCAGCGCCGAGGACGTAGGCCGGGCCCCCCACGCCCACCCCTCCCTCTCGGAGATCCTCAAGGAGGCCGCTTTGGCGGCCTGGGAGAAACCCATCCACCTTTAG
- a CDS encoding S8 family serine peptidase produces MKALRLTLALGLAALLGACSQPPAQTRSPATPGVTVTSEGVRHFQGQVVVGYQDEATLEEAIKKLGAKELARIPELKAALLQVPGDALKASRALRGAKGVRYAEPHFAQATPPKDDPVEAPRGRSDSLSPLANPADQILDALPQYALDPRHLDAKRAWDLGFEGEGVTVAIIDDPADVTHPDLAANWAGKAYDPVSNTVFTDPAAWVNFATANDPANTYHGTFVASAVSAPRDGQGIAGLAPKTKFLPVAIFQPSYVGDFYVARGIVWAVNNGAQVLNNSWGGLGYGNLVKEAFDYALANGVVVVASAGNSSKDEVRTPAGYPGLIASVAADGNRNKTDFSTYGRHVSSAAPGLDVLLANPTWLGGGYGLISGTSFSGPYTAAAAALVKAACPQATPYQVRRALESTTWERSFSREKGWGHLNAGNLADLLRQGCAALPPKGSVVRVKVEYLNENGLFPGLLADVILRGKGLRPGDPTDPTPVYWARTDLNGEAWFYEIAPGEYDIYVAGADLALTGGLPEERGTFVGTLVATSGSHAGNPDFKLVRLNAAEVNLNPTDPYEPNDNLAQAKPIAYGTLTQLAYIFGQPRDFDFFTFTGTAGDQIRARVYAKSSLGGTLDSYLFLLDAEGNVLAENDDLVPGQITDSEIAFTLPASGTYYLVVTSYTIASNPTASDDSPFNKYRLELVKTN; encoded by the coding sequence ATGAAGGCTCTACGCTTGACCCTTGCTCTCGGCCTCGCCGCCCTGCTAGGCGCCTGCTCCCAGCCGCCTGCCCAAACCCGCTCCCCGGCCACGCCCGGCGTGACGGTCACTTCCGAAGGCGTCCGCCACTTCCAGGGGCAGGTGGTGGTGGGCTACCAGGACGAGGCTACCCTTGAGGAAGCCATCAAGAAGCTCGGCGCCAAGGAGCTGGCCCGCATCCCCGAGCTGAAAGCGGCCCTGCTCCAGGTCCCGGGGGACGCCCTCAAGGCCAGCCGTGCCCTTCGGGGCGCGAAGGGGGTGCGCTACGCCGAGCCCCATTTCGCCCAAGCCACCCCTCCCAAGGATGACCCTGTGGAGGCCCCTCGAGGGCGCTCGGATAGCCTTTCGCCCCTCGCCAACCCAGCGGACCAGATCCTGGACGCCCTCCCCCAGTACGCCCTGGACCCCCGCCACCTGGACGCCAAGCGGGCCTGGGACCTGGGCTTTGAAGGGGAAGGGGTCACGGTGGCCATCATCGACGATCCCGCCGACGTGACCCACCCCGACCTGGCCGCCAACTGGGCGGGCAAGGCCTACGACCCCGTGAGCAACACCGTCTTCACGGACCCTGCCGCCTGGGTGAACTTCGCCACCGCCAACGACCCCGCCAACACCTACCACGGCACCTTCGTGGCCTCCGCCGTGAGCGCTCCCCGCGACGGCCAGGGCATCGCCGGCCTCGCCCCCAAGACCAAGTTCCTCCCGGTGGCCATCTTCCAACCCAGCTACGTGGGCGACTTCTACGTGGCCCGGGGCATCGTCTGGGCGGTGAACAACGGCGCCCAGGTGCTCAACAACTCCTGGGGCGGCCTGGGCTACGGCAACCTGGTGAAGGAAGCCTTTGACTACGCCCTGGCCAACGGCGTGGTGGTGGTGGCCAGCGCGGGCAACTCCTCCAAGGACGAAGTGCGCACCCCCGCGGGCTACCCGGGCCTCATCGCCTCGGTGGCCGCAGACGGCAACCGCAACAAAACCGACTTTTCCACCTACGGGCGCCACGTGTCCAGCGCTGCCCCTGGCTTGGACGTACTCCTCGCCAACCCCACCTGGCTGGGAGGGGGCTACGGCCTCATCTCCGGCACCTCCTTCTCGGGCCCCTACACCGCCGCTGCCGCCGCCTTGGTCAAGGCGGCCTGCCCGCAGGCTACCCCCTACCAGGTGCGCCGGGCCCTGGAGTCCACCACCTGGGAAAGAAGCTTCTCCCGGGAAAAGGGCTGGGGCCATCTGAACGCTGGCAACCTGGCCGACCTGCTTCGCCAGGGCTGCGCCGCTTTACCTCCCAAGGGCTCGGTGGTGCGGGTGAAGGTGGAGTACCTCAACGAAAACGGCCTCTTCCCTGGCCTCCTGGCGGACGTGATCCTGCGGGGCAAGGGCCTGCGGCCCGGCGACCCCACCGACCCTACCCCGGTCTACTGGGCCCGCACCGACCTAAACGGCGAGGCCTGGTTCTACGAGATCGCCCCCGGGGAGTACGACATCTACGTGGCCGGGGCCGACCTCGCCCTCACCGGCGGGCTCCCCGAGGAGCGGGGCACCTTCGTGGGCACCTTGGTGGCCACTTCTGGCTCCCACGCTGGCAACCCCGACTTCAAGCTGGTGCGCCTGAACGCCGCCGAGGTCAACCTCAACCCCACCGACCCCTACGAGCCCAACGATAACCTGGCCCAGGCCAAGCCCATCGCCTACGGCACCCTTACCCAGCTCGCCTACATCTTCGGCCAGCCCCGGGACTTTGACTTCTTCACCTTCACCGGAACCGCAGGCGACCAGATCCGGGCCCGGGTCTACGCCAAGTCCAGCCTCGGCGGCACCTTGGACTCCTACCTCTTCCTCCTGGACGCTGAGGGGAACGTTTTGGCGGAAAACGACGATCTGGTACCGGGCCAGATCACCGACTCGGAAATCGCCTTTACCCTGCCTGCAAGCGGCACCTACTACCTGGTGGTGACCAGCTACACTATCGCCAGCAACCCCACCGCCTCCGACGATAGCCCCTTCAACAAGTACCGCCTGGAGCTGGTCAAAACCAACTGA
- a CDS encoding N-acetyltransferase, producing the protein MKGLELSTVALPEVRPNAGVELRKARLSDVEAIYWLIRYWAEKGLMLVRSHSHLYENIRDFQVLEDEDGQIVGTVALHVLWRDLAEIRGLAVHPQRQGQGLGRWLVLGAEREARDLGLPRVFAWTLQVNFFRSLGYQVTTREALPPKVWSECNACPFYENCREIAVIKGLSPGAFGG; encoded by the coding sequence GTGAAAGGACTCGAGCTCTCCACGGTGGCCCTACCCGAGGTGCGCCCCAACGCGGGGGTGGAGCTCAGGAAGGCCAGGCTTTCCGATGTGGAGGCCATCTACTGGCTCATCCGCTACTGGGCGGAGAAGGGGCTCATGCTGGTGCGGAGCCACAGCCACCTCTACGAGAACATCCGCGACTTCCAGGTCCTGGAGGACGAGGACGGGCAGATCGTGGGCACCGTGGCCCTGCACGTCCTCTGGCGCGACCTGGCCGAGATCCGCGGCCTGGCGGTCCACCCCCAGCGGCAGGGCCAGGGCCTGGGGCGCTGGCTGGTCTTGGGGGCGGAGCGGGAGGCCCGGGACCTGGGGCTCCCCCGGGTCTTCGCCTGGACGCTTCAGGTGAACTTCTTCCGTTCCCTGGGCTACCAGGTGACCACCCGGGAGGCCTTGCCCCCCAAGGTGTGGAGCGAGTGCAACGCCTGCCCCTTCTACGAGAACTGCCGGGAGATCGCCGTCATCAAGGGGCTTTCCCCTGGGGCCTTCGGGGGCTAG
- a CDS encoding Ig-like domain-containing protein → MRLARLLGTLLAATLLALTGCSPDSAPPTVTISSPQDGAIVNTPQVTVQGTAQDNTRVVRLTYQLNGSAEQEIAITPGTSVNFQFQISLQQGQNTITVNAYDAAGNKGSSSLAVTYDPMAIHTLSGILVSEYAGGPVAGSSLRLYRNSALVATATSASDGSFSFTNLSPGVYRLEAQKPGMAGSVMEGIRVPEMASVTLVQKPAFDATATTTPPTLIITQDGTQPLEGQTFTNTIPFRVQVDTSKDYVRPMRYIYVALGRTPGSGFVTNSATWSRRIFTDTEDTGAQALSGSNVAGFGSASGETVYLEVVAYDFNQNRSHYLIPITFRNTATSQNNTVSAPTGVAATAITLTRAVGFYDVKAPAKLTVPVAKGEVGELTLDPEAAPAGSNLYVEVRWCYSSANPTPFAFDIERSTDGVNWQRVGTVGGSRSASCPTNPFNRPFYFRDASPDLTPGQTYYYRVVARGANRAESAPSATTPLPPFFAPLVSPADESTGVSLTPDFTLGHPQLSIGADGAAYNLVLWDTLTGDSVAWQTLAGYNLLVEFGTPDNDIPNGEAVVYGYHPGVGGLVIFTDTAGVYDPSKPNHVPVDVTQGTVTLPYNFDGLAQLPALQALRTYAWQLYVSYAYKYNPAEGYRISAYSVQTWPNNAAPFRISRTETQVFDFTTGQ, encoded by the coding sequence ATGAGGCTTGCGCGTCTCTTGGGTACCTTACTCGCCGCCACCCTCTTAGCCTTGACCGGTTGTTCCCCCGACAGCGCCCCCCCAACTGTCACCATCTCCTCTCCCCAGGACGGGGCCATCGTGAACACCCCCCAGGTCACCGTCCAGGGCACCGCCCAGGACAACACCCGGGTGGTGCGCTTGACCTACCAGCTCAACGGCAGCGCTGAACAAGAGATCGCCATCACCCCAGGAACCTCCGTAAACTTCCAGTTCCAGATAAGCCTGCAGCAAGGCCAAAATACCATCACCGTCAACGCCTACGATGCCGCAGGGAATAAGGGATCCTCGAGCCTCGCTGTGACCTACGACCCCATGGCCATTCACACCCTGTCTGGAATTCTGGTCAGCGAGTACGCAGGAGGCCCCGTGGCAGGGAGCTCCTTGAGGCTTTATAGAAACAGTGCCCTGGTAGCCACGGCTACCTCCGCTAGCGATGGTTCCTTCAGCTTCACCAACTTATCGCCGGGTGTCTACCGCCTCGAGGCCCAGAAGCCCGGCATGGCGGGCAGCGTCATGGAGGGCATCCGGGTGCCGGAAATGGCCTCGGTGACCCTGGTCCAGAAGCCCGCCTTTGACGCCACCGCCACAACTACACCCCCCACGCTGATCATCACCCAAGACGGCACCCAGCCCCTCGAGGGCCAGACCTTCACCAACACCATCCCCTTCCGGGTTCAGGTGGACACCTCCAAGGACTACGTCCGCCCCATGCGCTACATCTACGTGGCCCTGGGCCGCACCCCCGGCTCGGGCTTCGTCACCAACAGCGCCACCTGGAGCCGCCGCATCTTCACAGACACGGAGGACACAGGCGCTCAAGCCCTTTCGGGAAGCAATGTGGCCGGGTTCGGCAGCGCCAGCGGGGAGACGGTCTACCTGGAGGTGGTGGCCTACGACTTCAACCAGAACCGGAGCCACTACCTTATCCCCATTACCTTTAGAAACACCGCCACCTCACAAAACAACACCGTGAGCGCTCCCACGGGCGTGGCCGCCACCGCCATCACCCTGACCCGCGCCGTGGGCTTTTACGACGTGAAGGCCCCGGCCAAGCTCACCGTGCCGGTGGCCAAGGGAGAGGTGGGCGAGCTTACCCTGGATCCGGAAGCCGCACCGGCGGGGAGCAACCTCTACGTGGAGGTGCGCTGGTGCTACTCCAGCGCCAACCCCACCCCCTTTGCCTTTGACATCGAGCGCTCCACCGACGGCGTGAACTGGCAGCGGGTGGGCACCGTAGGCGGAAGCCGAAGCGCCAGCTGCCCCACCAACCCCTTCAACCGCCCCTTCTACTTCCGCGACGCCTCCCCCGACCTTACGCCTGGACAGACCTACTACTACCGGGTGGTGGCCCGGGGGGCCAACCGGGCGGAAAGCGCTCCCAGCGCCACCACCCCCCTGCCTCCCTTCTTCGCCCCCCTCGTGAGCCCGGCGGACGAAAGCACGGGGGTCTCCCTGACGCCCGACTTCACCCTCGGCCACCCGCAACTCAGCATCGGCGCGGACGGGGCGGCCTACAACCTGGTCCTCTGGGACACCCTCACCGGGGACAGCGTGGCCTGGCAGACCCTGGCCGGGTACAACCTCCTGGTGGAGTTCGGCACCCCGGATAACGACATCCCGAACGGGGAAGCGGTGGTCTACGGGTACCACCCCGGCGTGGGCGGCTTGGTAATCTTCACCGACACCGCAGGCGTGTATGATCCCAGCAAGCCCAACCACGTACCTGTGGACGTGACCCAGGGCACCGTCACCTTGCCCTACAACTTCGACGGCCTGGCCCAGCTCCCCGCCCTGCAGGCCCTCCGCACCTACGCTTGGCAGCTCTACGTGAGCTACGCCTACAAGTACAACCCCGCAGAGGGCTACCGCATCTCGGCCTACAGCGTCCAAACCTGGCCCAACAACGCCGCCCCCTTCCGCATCAGCCGCACGGAAACCCAGGTCTTTGACTTCACCACCGGGCAGTAA